Genomic DNA from Nitrospirota bacterium:
TTTCCCTATCTCACTTTCTACGGAAATCTCTCCGTTGTAATTTTTGACTATCTCATAAGTCAGCCAAAGGCCGAGGCCTGTTCCTTCAGCCGTCGGCTTTGTGGTAAAAAAGGGGTCAAATATCCTGCCCATATTTTCCTTTGCAATGCCGCTGCCGTTGTCTTTCACCTCTATTTTAACCGCTGAATTACCCTGATACCCCCTAACTTCCAAAATGCCGCCGGTTTTCATAGCGTGAATTGAGTTAATGAAAAGATTGATAAGCATCTGCTGGAAGTCATGCAGGTCAATAACAAGGTGCAGATTGTCCGGCACTTCATTAACAAAGTTAATTTTACCTTTTTTAAGTTTATATTCAACAAAAGAATAAACGCTGTCAACAGCATTTCTTATATTGACGCTAACCGGTGCATGTTCCGGCTTTCGCGACATCCACAAAAGTTTGTTTACAGTATTTTCTATCCTATCGAGGCCCTCCCTGATAAGGTCCAGATACCGTTCTCTGAATTCCGCATTGTCCGGATTCTGTTTGAGCATCTGAAGGCAATTGAAGAGTCCGCCGAGCGGGTTGTTTATTTCATGTGCAACACCTGCGGCAAGAATACCTATGGATGCAAGTTTTTCTGACTGAACCAGCTTTTCGTGGGTTTTCTTCAACTCCTCATTTGCCTGTTTTATTCTCTCAATCATACTGTTAAATCTCTCTCCCAGCATAGCAAGTTCATCATGCCCCTTTACGTCAACTTTAACATCAAGGTAATCACCCCTTGTTTTCTCCATTGTGCTGGCAAGCTGAGTTATGGGACTTATAAATCGCTTGCTCAGAAGCAGTATAAGCGCAAACCCCGCAAGAAGAAGGAATATTGTTAAGATAATTATCCTTTTAACTGTAGCAATAGTTTCATGCTCAACATTTTCAAGGGATATTCCGAATTTCAAAGTTCCCCATCTTTTCTTTCCTATTAGAAGAGGAATGCCGAAATCTAAAACATTGTGTTTACCCCCCGAATACCGTTGGACCACAGTATCATCCACCATCAGCGCCTTTTGGGTCAGCGGGTCTGTATAAACTTTCCCAAACTCAGTAATATTATTATGAGAAAATACCTTGCCCTCCGCATCAAGAACTGCGATATAAAGCAGCGCAATATCCTGTCTTTTGAATATCTCCAATAAATAGTTATCAAGAAGGCCGCCCTCTTCAACAAGACCAAGCCTTTCATAAATGAGATCATTTATGATGGGAATTGCAAGAGTCTCGCCCAGAAGCCTGCCCTGCCTTTCAACTTCGGTATAAAGGATATTTTCTTCCCTCTTAACTGCCATATATCCTATAACGCTCATAACAAAAATAATCGCCATCATGGTAAAAAATATAAATTTATACTGAAGACCCATCCTGGAGAAAAAAGCAAAATTAGGTTTCATAACCTTATTTTCGGATGACAACCTCTTCCGCATGTCTGCGGAACTGCATTAATCTTTGCCCGTATATTTGTATAATCCATGTCGGATGCTTCTGTAAAACCATTCTTAAAATCTTCATCAAGCTTTTCCAGAACTTTCCGCCCGACACTATCTTTAAGGTTTAATTCCAGGAGCGCCCTTTTGATATTCTCTATTACTGAAAAAGCCGTTCCGGGACCTGCGACAAGCGGGCCGGTGGGAATAGGTTCAGACTCGGCAATAATTTCTATTCCGAGCTTCATATACTTCCTGGCGACAGAGTCTCTTACAGCTCCGGCATCATACTGCCC
This window encodes:
- a CDS encoding HAMP domain-containing protein codes for the protein MKPNFAFFSRMGLQYKFIFFTMMAIIFVMSVIGYMAVKREENILYTEVERQGRLLGETLAIPIINDLIYERLGLVEEGGLLDNYLLEIFKRQDIALLYIAVLDAEGKVFSHNNITEFGKVYTDPLTQKALMVDDTVVQRYSGGKHNVLDFGIPLLIGKKRWGTLKFGISLENVEHETIATVKRIIILTIFLLLAGFALILLLSKRFISPITQLASTMEKTRGDYLDVKVDVKGHDELAMLGERFNSMIERIKQANEELKKTHEKLVQSEKLASIGILAAGVAHEINNPLGGLFNCLQMLKQNPDNAEFRERYLDLIREGLDRIENTVNKLLWMSRKPEHAPVSVNIRNAVDSVYSFVEYKLKKGKINFVNEVPDNLHLVIDLHDFQQMLINLFINSIHAMKTGGILEVRGYQGNSAVKIEVKDNGSGIAKENMGRIFDPFFTTKPTAEGTGLGLWLTYEIVKNYNGEISVESEIGKGSRFILSFPNDKSV